Proteins encoded by one window of Rhodamnia argentea isolate NSW1041297 chromosome 6, ASM2092103v1, whole genome shotgun sequence:
- the LOC115734272 gene encoding ultraviolet-B receptor UVR8: MMGKVDSVSQEFNQVPRNCKMMLRRRICLLSSLHSGRTWRGMSTGTSTAVMSFGDGSHGALGLPSSLTGVGIGGDDAYEPTKVPNLPSDVISVCAGHYHSLAVTSQGHLWAWGRNHEFQLGRDPLSLRQPWNEPKRVRGLEKVMVKASSASGVVSAATGDDGSLWVWGKSKRGQLGLGKDVTEAVTPSRVDALAGERIVQVSFGWGHALARTEDGKLFGWGYSADGRLGKIGGMVEISTLESTASMSANEIQGSSSVKEVAEKRVLEGMEKEKDMPILWEPCLIEELSGVEVSDIACGLDHSLVLCSKGALLSGGSNVYGQLGRASQDLGILPVDSTSCPISIASGLGHSLAICKDASFDAPKSSKKVVSWGWNQSSQLGRPGPENLPLAVDGLAGECPVSVSGGRVHSIALTSKREVWVWGCGRNGRLGLGSSNDETEPTFLDSLEGLEVLQVVSGLDHSLVLVAE; encoded by the exons ATGATGGGAAAAGTCGACTCCGTCTCTCAGGAATTCAATCAAGTCCCACGTAATTGCAAAATGATGTTGCGACGAAGAATCTGTCTGCTCTCCAGCCTTCACAGCGGTCGCACATGGAGGGGCATGAGCACCGGCACGAGCACGGCGGTGATGAGCTTCGGCGACGGAAGCCACGGAGCTCTCGGCCTGCCGTCGTCGCTCACCGGCGTCGGCATCGGCGGCGACGACGCGTACGAGCCGACCAAGGTCCCCAATCTACCCTCCGATGTGATTAGCGTGTGCGCGGGTCACTACCACTCGCTTGCCGTCACTTCTCAGGGCCATCTCTGGGCTTGGGGTCGCAACCATGAATTCCAACTTGGACGCGATCCTCTTTCTTTAAG GCAGCCGTGGAACGAGCCCAAGCGAGTGCGTGGCTTAGAAAAAGTGATGGTTAAGGCTTCATCTGCATCCGGTGTTGTATCGGCGGCCACTGGAGATGACGGCTCTTTGTGGGTTTGGGGGAAGTCTAAGCGCGGACAGCTAGGTCTTGGGAAAGATGTCACCGAAGCTGTCACACCGTCTAGAGTAGATGCGCTTGCTGGAGAAAGGATAGTTCAG GTTTCATTTGGTTGGGGACACGCGCTTGCGAGGACAGAGGATGGCAAATTATTTGGCTGGGGCTATTCAGCTGATGGTAGGTTAGGAAAGATTGGAGGAATGGTGGAGATATCTACGTTGGAATCTACTGCAAGTATGTCAGCCAATGAAATACAGGGTTCGAGTTCAGTCAAAGAAGTTGCAGAGAAGCGGGTTTTAGAAGGcatggagaaggagaaagatATGCCAATATTATGGGAACCTTGTTTAATAGAAGAACTGAGCGGTGTTGAAGTTTCGGACATTGCATGTGGGCTTGACCATTCCTTAGTTCTTTGCA GTAAGGGTGCCCTTTTAAGCGGTGGGAGCAACGTATATGGTCAGCTGGGCAGAGCAAGTCAAGACTTAGGAATCTTGCCAGTTGATAGTACTTCATGTCCCATATCGATAGCATCAGGTCTGGGCCATTCCTTAGCAATTTGCAAGGATGCATCATTCGATGCCCCTAAATCCTCGAAAAAAGTTGTATCCTGGGGATGGAATCAAAGCTCTCAGCTTGGTAGGCCAGGGCCCGAGAACCTTCCACTGGCGGTCGATGGATTAGCAGGGGAATGTCCAGTGTCAGTTTCAGGAGGGCGCGTACATTCTATTGCTCTCACGTCCAAGAGAGAGGTATGGGTATGGGGCTGTGGCAGAAACGGAAGACTTGGATTGGGAAGCTCCAACGACGAGACCGAGCCAACTTTCTTAGACTCTTTAGAAGGTCTGGAAGTTCTACAGGTTGTGTCAGGTCTTGATCATAGTCTAGTCCTTGTAGCTGAATGA
- the LOC115734273 gene encoding uncharacterized protein LOC115734273 — protein sequence MESEFGSRLDFELEDLLVSAPPPAPAKKSKKVIGLDDLLSDFYKEKGKRVEGATKRKRVLKHDSDEEDNAREATLSHTLDQYEKQMKEMGGEDELSHWGLQVFGVQKSPPAVVLPELGSCANFQVLGHSKFKSLVEVSKQEESEFLEGLLVNGWLSKLITLSGHLEMALAKWTFQLLMFASEERLRTSACDLWCDILSGKNEETSAPIKIDWLPTYSELERALSIYGFVFFSSDAGSVDRDSKHAGPSLNIRAWIKFVAASCQVRSKWPMFSTSEAEELTEVLICLFLDRRLEGLSMLLYECLLSVISYFTHEEWSTSCKKVAKSLASRLSMDLNCLRAVECISGIDARSKCLRSEVAYRMLANFLDHKVADEEILNSLISINVKEKGCDLFRMYIYLVLAENWLLFNSTLEDKAVIREMWGLYLRNCSCLITSTDLRSYAAKVRNRALYLLQGSVTR from the exons ATGGAGTCCGAGTTTGGTTCTCGGCTTGACTTCGAGTTGGAAGACCTGCTCGTTTccgctcctcctcctgctcctgcCAAGAAAAG TAAGAAGGTCATTGGCTTGGATGATCTGCTGAGCGACTTCTATAAAGAGAAAGGGAAGCGTGTCGAGGGAGCGACGAAACGGAAAAGGGTGCTAAAGCATGACTCCGACGAGGAAGATAACGCCAGAGAAGCAACTTTGTCCCATACCCTTGATCAGTATGAAAAACAG ATGAAGGAAATGGGTGGTGAAGATGAATTATCTCACTGGGGACTGCAAGTTTTTGGAGTTCag AAAAGTCCACCAGCTGTAGTTTTACCTGAGCTTGGCAGCTGTGCTAATTTCCAGGTTCTTGGTCATAGCAAATTTAAGTCATTGGTGGAAGTCAGTAAACAAGAAG AATCCGAGTTTTTGGAAGGACTTCTGGTCAATGGTTGGTTATCCAAGTTGATAACATTAAGTGGTCATCTTGAAATGGCTCTCGCCAAATGGACTTTCCAATTAT TGATGTTTGCATCAGAAGAGAGATTGAGAACTTCGGCGTGCGATCTCTGGTGCGACATACTCTCAGGAAAAAATGAG GAAACTTCTGCACCCATCAAAATAGACTGGCTCCCTACATATTCTGAACTGGAAAGAGCCCTTAGCATATATGGATTTGTGTTCTTCTCCTCTGACGCTGGATCTGTTGACAGGG ATTCCAAGCATGCTGGTCCATCTTTGAATATTCGAGCTTGGATCAAATTTGTGGCTGCTTCTTGTCAAGTAAG GAGTAAATGGCCTATGTTTTCAACTTCAGAAGCTGAAGAATTAACTGAAGTGTTGATTTGTCTGTTTCTAGACCGCCGACTTGAAGGCCTTTCAATGCTTCTATATGAATGTTTGTTATCAGTAATCAGTTACTTTACCCATGAGGAATGGAGCACCAGCTGCAAGAAAGTAGCGAAATCTCTTGCTAGCAG GTTATCTATGGACCTGAACTGCTTGCGTGCTGTTGAGTGCATCTCGGGCATTGATGCTCGTAGCAAGTGCCTCAGAAGTGAAGTTGCCTATCGGATGCTTGCGAATTTCCTCGATCATAAG GTTGCAGATGAAGAAATCCTGAATTCGCTCATATCCATTAATGTGAAAGAAAAAGGTTGTGATCTTTTCAGAATGTACATTTATTTGGTTTTAGCAGAGAATTGGCTCTTGTTCAACTCAACTCTAGAAGATAAAGCAGTAATCAGGGAAATGTGGGGTCTTTATCTGCGGAACTGTTCCTGTCTAATTACCAGCACAGATTTGAGATCGTACGCGGCAAAG GTTCGAAACAGAGCCTTGTATCTTCTTCAAGGTTCTGTCACCAGGTGA
- the LOC115734274 gene encoding SHUGOSHIN 1 isoform X3, with protein sequence MHLVSPFLPSFVHLHFFCLQSHRLFACSHFSRLLKKNPRVSASPLVFIKITREGIASSSDSERFRARFGFQLFLTGSYLARAVASPWIPLGEWRTKMKGERTVKRASFGLAPRKALSDITNSPLRAKAPCNDGKQLQLSPATRDYVNQLLEEKMALIKVIEERNKMIELSGAELQKLRISYQKIQLQNWNLAQTNSQMLAELQSGREKLRILQHELVCKDTVIKAKNLELQGKEQVNCQKKGEKIKEEEEKEATESLPKPDDRAKPCNRDRKRGQKSRSMVPFSTSKQDGKKEKVENKRRCTRRHSARFESQEPEPPENLFEIETAQFPISKPFDNNEDTEAAPTLFLSSSSNSGGVREDDCASGVEEKPSRKSSIGRPSRRAAEKVQSYKEIPLNIKMRRSG encoded by the exons ATGCATTTGGTTTCGCCATTTCTCCCTTCTTTCGTCCATCTTCACTTCTTCTGTCTGCAATCCCACCGCCTTTTCGCTTGCTCGCATTTCTCTCGTCTGCTAAAGAAGAATCCTAGGGTTTCGGCTTCGCCTCTCGTCTTCATCAAAATTACACGAGAAGGGATTGCGTCCTCTTCTGATTCTGAACGCTTTCGCGCGCGATTCGGCTTTCAGCTCTTCTTGACCGGTTCATATCTCGCTCGGGCAGTAGCAAGCCCCTGGATTCCACTCGGAGAG TGGCGGACGAAAATGAAAGGCGAAAGGACGGTGAAGAGAGCCTCGTTCGGTCTCGCGCCGAGGAAGGCTTTGTCTGACATCACCAACTCGCCGCTGCGAGCCAAAGCGCCCTGCAACGACGGGAAGCAGCTCCAGCTCTCGCCGGCTACCAGAGATTATGTGAATCAGCTTCTCGAG GAGAAGATGGCATTgatcaaagttatcgaagagaGGAA TAAAATGATCGAACTGAGTGGGGCCGAGTTGCAGAAACTTCGAATCAGTTATCAGAAGATCCAGCTGCAGAATTGGAATCTTGCTCAAACCAACAGTCAAATGTTAGCT GAGCTCCAATCTGGAAGGGAAAAG CTAAGAATACTCCAACACGAGCTTGTATGCAAGGATACTGTGATCAAAGCAAAGAATTTGGAACTACAG GGGAAAGAACAAGTAAATTGTCAGAAGAAAGGTGAAAAG attaaggaagaagaagaaaaggaagcaaCCGAATCCTTGCCAAAACCAGATGATCGAGCAAAACCTTGTAATCGTGACAGAAAGCGCGGCCAGAAAAGCCGAT CCATGGTGCCTTTCAGTACCAGCAAACAAGATGGCAAGAAGGAGAAGGTTGAAAACAAAAG GCGCTGTACCAGGCGGCATTCAGCAAGATTCGAATCGCAAGAGCCAGAACCTCCAGAAAACTTGTTTGAGATTGAAACTGCTCAGTTTCCCATTAGCAAGCCCTTCGACAATAACGAAGATACGGAAGCTGCTCCAACCTTATTCCTGTCCTCCTCCAGCAATAGTGGGGGAGTTAGGGAAGATGATTGTGCCTCAGGAGTCGAAGAAAAACCATCTAGAAAATCTTCAATCGGTCGACCATCACGCAGAGCAGCCGAGAAGGTCCAATCATACAAAGAAATCCCGCTCAACATAAAAATGCGAAGATCAGGGTAA
- the LOC115734275 gene encoding transcription factor FER-LIKE IRON DEFICIENCY-INDUCED TRANSCRIPTION FACTOR, which produces MYRINHSENLLMNSSGFEPPYFIEEDNFDQMIDLIQGESVHPIAKLGFEYDLLDGVMSGGQVIPTSGNAFGHDHTSSRNCDFVLDSLLSLGEDVKENLGDENDGEDSSGTTTSTTTGTATTPTKGTKTDRSRTLISERRRRGRMKEKLYALRSLVPNITKMDKASIVGDAVLYVQELQTQAKRLKAEIGRLEASWAGTGLKRYQAQNETTKRIQAANSNHSVCSKILQMDVFQVEERGFYVRLVCPKGVGVAVSLYKALESLTSFHVQNSNLATASSERFVFTFALHVKESEQGMTLPNLKLWITGALLNQGFEVKSPLSA; this is translated from the exons ATGTATAGGATCAATCACTCAGAAAACCTCCTGATGAACTCCAGTGGCTTTGAGCCCCCGTACTTCATCGAAGAAGATAACTTTGACCAAATGATCGATCTGATCCAGGGGGAGAGTGTTCATCCAATTGCGAAATTGGGTTTTGAGTATGACCTTCTTGATGGTGTTATGAGTGGTGGGCAAGTCATACCAACTTCAGGAAATGCTTTTGGCCATGATCACACTTCCTCTAGGAATTGTGATTTTGTTCTCGACTCGCTGCTGAGCCTTGGAGAAGATGTGAAGGAGAATCTGGGAGACGAGAATGATGGGGAGGATTCATCAGGAACTACCACCAGTACCACCACCGGGACTGCCACAACACCGACCAAGGGGACAAAGACCGACAGGTCGAGGACTTTAATCTCAGAGCGGCGAAGGAGGGGCCGGATGAAGGAGAAGCTCTACGCTCTCCGTTCCTTGGTTCCTAACATAACAAAG ATGGACAAGGCCTCGATAGTTGGGGATGCCGTGCTCTACGTGCAAGAACTCCAAACGCAAGCCAAGAGGCTGAAAGCCGAGATAGGCCGCCTCGAGGCTTCGTGGGCGGGCACGGGCCTGAAGAGGTACCAAGCACAGAATGAAACCACAAAGAGGATTCAAGCTGCAAACAGCAACCACTCTGTATGCAGCAAAATTCTGCAG ATGGATGTGTTCCAAGTGGAAGAAAGAGGGTTCTACGTGAGGCTGGTGTGCCCCAAGGGAGTCGGCGTGGCGGTGTCCCTGTACAAGGCCCTGGAATCGCTGACCAGCTTCCATGTTCAGAACTCCAACTTAGCCACAGCTTCTTCAGAGAGATTTGTGTTCACTTTCGCTCTCCAT GTCAAAGAGAGCGAACAGGGCATGACCCTGCCGAATCTGAAGCTGTGGATCACGGGGGCGCTGCTAAACCAGGGATTTGAAGTCAAATCTCCATTGTCTGCCTAA
- the LOC115734160 gene encoding protein NUCLEAR FUSION DEFECTIVE 4, translated as MAEPPGPTGSETLRFASHLLRGRWFTVFASFLVMFGAGATYLFGIYSKQIKSTLGYDQTTLNLLGFFKDLGANVGVLSGLIAEVTPTWFVLLTGSAMNFAGYFLIWLAVSGKIPRPRVWQMCLYICVGANSQNFANTGALVTCVKNFPEGRGIMLGLLKGFVGLSGAVMTQMYLAIYGNDSKSLILLIAWLPAAISVLFVYTIRTMEGVPRQRDERRVFFKFLYLSIVLALFLMVMTILQKQFVFPRAAYAGSATVVCALLFVPLLIIISEELALWKKRNSLPNPALRVKIVSSEPSESKLVEPAASAAAYVPWYSDVFKPPPRGEDYTILQALLSVDMLILFLATLCGLGSSLTAVDNLGQIGESLGYQARITSSFVSLVSIWNYFGRVFSGFVSESLLVRYKVPRPLMMTLVLLLSSVGHLLIAFPSPGSLYIASIIIGFSFGAQLPLLFAIISELFGLKYYSTLFNCGQLASPLGSYILNVKVTGMLYDREALKELSRKGMSRDSVKELTCIGRHCYRLSFIILTLVTLFGALVSLILVARTREFYRGDIYEKFRDGVEESSERESDVSPVKKDMDVAGEKPSSRRTNANA; from the coding sequence ATGGCCGAACCACCGGGACCGACCGGCTCCGAGACGCTCCGGTTCGCGAGCCACCTGCTCCGCGGGCGGTGGTTCACGGTGTTCGCCTCCTTCCTCGTCATGTTCGGCGCCGGCGCCACCTACCTCTTCGGCATCTACTCCAAGCAGATCAAGTCCACCCTCGGCTACGACCAGACCACCCTCAACCTCCTCGGCTTCTTCAAGGACCTCGGCGCCAACGTCGGCGTCCTCTCCGGCCTCATCGCCGAGGTCACCCCGACCTGGTTCGTCCTCCTCACCGGCTCCGCCATGAACTTCGCCGGCTACTTCCTCATCTGGCTCGCCGTCTCCGGCAAGATCCCCCGCCCCCGCGTCTGGCAAATGTGCCTCTACATCTGCGTTGGCGCCAACTCCCAGAACTTCGCCAACACCGGCGCCCTCGTCACCTGCGTCAAGAACTTCCCCGAGGGGCGTGGCATCATGCTGGGTCTCTTAAAAGGTTTCGTGGGTCTGAGCGGGGCGGTCATGACCCAGATGTATCTGGCCATTTACGGCAACGATTCCAAGTCCCTGATCCTGCTCATCGCTTGGCTTCCTGCCGCGATTTCGGTCTTGTTCGTGTACACGATTCGGACAATGGAGGGTGTTCCGAGGCAGAGGGACGAGCGGAGGGTGTTCTTCAAGTTCTTGTACCTCTCAATTGTTCTTGCTCTGTTCCTCATGGTCATGACGATTCTGCAGAAGCAGTTCGTCTTTCCTAGAGCTGCTTATGCAGGGAGTGCCACTGTGGTGTGTGCGCTTCTATTTGTTCCTCTCCTCATTATAATCAGTGAGGAGTTGGCCCTCTGGAAGAAGCGGAATAGCCTTCCAAATCCTGCTTTGAGAGTGAAAATCGTGAGTTCGGAGCCCTCAGAGTCGAAATTGGTTGAGCCGGCGGCGTCGGCGGCGGCGTACGTGCCGTGGTACTCCGATGTTTTCAAGCCGCCTCCCCGAGGAGAGGATTACACGATCTTGCAGGCGCTCCTCAGCGTCGACATGCTGATCCTGTTCCTCGCCACGCTCTGCGGGCTCGGGTCGAGCCTGACGGCGGTGGACAACCTGGGCCAGATCGGGGAGTCGCTCGGGTACCAGGCCCGGATCACGAGCTCCTTCGTCTCCCTCGTGAGCATCTGGAACTATTTCGGGCGGGTCTTCTCGGGGTTCGTCTCCGAGAGCCTCCTCGTCCGGTACAAGGTCCCGCGGCCCCTGATGATGACCCTCGTCCTCCTGTTGTCCTCCGTGGGCCACCTCCTCATCGCTTTCCCCTCCCCCGGGTCGCTCTACATCGCGTCCATAATCATCGGGTTCTCGTTCGGGGCGCAACTGCCGCTCCTCTTCGCCATCATCTCAGAGCTGTTCGGCCTCAAGTACTACTCCACATTGTTCAATTGCGGGCAGTTAGCCAGCCCGCTCGGGTCTTACATCCTGAATGTGAAGGTGACCGGGATGCTCTACGACCGGGAGGCGCTGAAGGAGCTCTCGAGGAAGGGGATGAGCCGGGACTCGGTGAAGGAGCTGACCTGCATCGGGAGGCACTGTTACCGGCTGTCCTTCATAATCCTGACGTTGGTGACTCTGTTCGGTGCTCTGGTTTCGCTGATACTGGTGGCGAGGACCAGGGAGTTCTACCGGGGCGACATATACGAGAAGTTCAGAGATGGGGTCGAGGAGTCCTCGGAGAGAGAATCGGATGTGTCGCCGGTGAAGAAGGACATGGACGTGGCCGGTGAGAAGCCGAGCTCTCGAAGAACAAACGCAAATGCTTGA
- the LOC115734274 gene encoding SHUGOSHIN 1 isoform X2: MHLVSPFLPSFVHLHFFCLQSHRLFACSHFSRLLKKNPRVSASPLVFIKITREGIASSSDSERFRARFGFQLFLTGSYLARAVASPWIPLGVWRTKMKGERTVKRASFGLAPRKALSDITNSPLRAKAPCNDGKQLQLSPATRDYVNQLLEEKMALIKVIEERNKMIELSGAELQKLRISYQKIQLQNWNLAQTNSQMLAELQSGREKLRILQHELVCKDTVIKAKNLELQGKEQVNCQKKGEKIKEEEEKEATESLPKPDDRAKPCNRDRKRGQKSRSMVPFSTSKQDGKKEKVENKRRCTRRHSARFESQEPEPPENLFEIETAQFPISKPFDNNEDTEAAPTLFLSSSSNSGGVREDDCASGVEEKPSRKSSIGRPSRRAAEKVQSYKEIPLNIKMRRSG; encoded by the exons ATGCATTTGGTTTCGCCATTTCTCCCTTCTTTCGTCCATCTTCACTTCTTCTGTCTGCAATCCCACCGCCTTTTCGCTTGCTCGCATTTCTCTCGTCTGCTAAAGAAGAATCCTAGGGTTTCGGCTTCGCCTCTCGTCTTCATCAAAATTACACGAGAAGGGATTGCGTCCTCTTCTGATTCTGAACGCTTTCGCGCGCGATTCGGCTTTCAGCTCTTCTTGACCGGTTCATATCTCGCTCGGGCAGTAGCAAGCCCCTGGATTCCACTCGG AGTGTGGCGGACGAAAATGAAAGGCGAAAGGACGGTGAAGAGAGCCTCGTTCGGTCTCGCGCCGAGGAAGGCTTTGTCTGACATCACCAACTCGCCGCTGCGAGCCAAAGCGCCCTGCAACGACGGGAAGCAGCTCCAGCTCTCGCCGGCTACCAGAGATTATGTGAATCAGCTTCTCGAG GAGAAGATGGCATTgatcaaagttatcgaagagaGGAA TAAAATGATCGAACTGAGTGGGGCCGAGTTGCAGAAACTTCGAATCAGTTATCAGAAGATCCAGCTGCAGAATTGGAATCTTGCTCAAACCAACAGTCAAATGTTAGCT GAGCTCCAATCTGGAAGGGAAAAG CTAAGAATACTCCAACACGAGCTTGTATGCAAGGATACTGTGATCAAAGCAAAGAATTTGGAACTACAG GGGAAAGAACAAGTAAATTGTCAGAAGAAAGGTGAAAAG attaaggaagaagaagaaaaggaagcaaCCGAATCCTTGCCAAAACCAGATGATCGAGCAAAACCTTGTAATCGTGACAGAAAGCGCGGCCAGAAAAGCCGAT CCATGGTGCCTTTCAGTACCAGCAAACAAGATGGCAAGAAGGAGAAGGTTGAAAACAAAAG GCGCTGTACCAGGCGGCATTCAGCAAGATTCGAATCGCAAGAGCCAGAACCTCCAGAAAACTTGTTTGAGATTGAAACTGCTCAGTTTCCCATTAGCAAGCCCTTCGACAATAACGAAGATACGGAAGCTGCTCCAACCTTATTCCTGTCCTCCTCCAGCAATAGTGGGGGAGTTAGGGAAGATGATTGTGCCTCAGGAGTCGAAGAAAAACCATCTAGAAAATCTTCAATCGGTCGACCATCACGCAGAGCAGCCGAGAAGGTCCAATCATACAAAGAAATCCCGCTCAACATAAAAATGCGAAGATCAGGGTAA
- the LOC115734276 gene encoding arp2/3 complex-activating protein rickA-like: MDCQRSPLISWAFLYCQGKSMEELRHSLLCTTVELETTRVAAQEELRKRDDQLIQLRELLDKATRERDEAQDKYQKLFLEKLLIQQQQLTGPLSGVSSVEDEPRRGIDSNAAFSSSDSDESIVSSPPPQLTSPRTTPLPPQQPPPLLSQVMTVVPHNSTPDIELVPDKPLPEKGKLLQAVMKAGPLLQTLLLAGPLPQWRHPPPPLDSFEIPPVTIPSPPQHLPPSPMAVPPLLLQDSLAGVNACSGIAHCGRLSRKRGHFEGSDSPTEPKYQRVLLN; encoded by the exons ATGGACTGCCAACGCAGCCCTCTTATCAGCTGGGCATTCTTGTACTGCCAAGGAAAG AGCATGGAGGAGCTGAGGCATTCGCTGCTGTGCACGACAGTGGAGCTAGAGACCACGAGGGTCGCTGCGCAGGAGGAGCTGAGGAAGAGAGATGACCAGCTGATTCAGCTCAGAGAACTGCTCGACAAGGCCACCAGAGAAAGGGATGAGGCGCAGGACAAGTACCAGAAGCTCTTCTTGGAGAAGCTCTTGATTCAGCAGCAGCAATTGACAGGTCCTCTTTCCGGCGTCTCGAGCGTCGAGGATGAACCCAGAAGAGGCATTGACTCCAACGCCGCCTTCTCTTCCTCAGACTCTGATGAGAGCATTGTCTCATCTCCTCCACCTCAATTGACCTCACCAAGGACAACACCGCTACCACCACAGCAGCCACCGCCGCTCTTGTCGCAGGTGATGACGGTGGTCCCCCACAATTCGACGCCGGATATCGAGCTCGTGCCTGATAAGCCGCTGCCCGAGAAGGGCAAGCTCCTGCAGGCCGTCATGAAAGCTGGGCCCCTTCTTCAGACCTTGCTCCTGGCAGGGCCACTTCCTCAGTGGAGACACCCTCCGCCGCCGCTCGACTCGTTCGAGATCCCGCCCGTCACCATCCCTTCTCCTCCGCAGCACCTGCCGCCATCGCCGATGGCGGTGCCGCCGCTTCTGCTGCAAGACTCTCTGGCGGGCGTGAACGCGTGCAGCGGCATTGCCCATTGCGGGAGGTTGAGCAGAAAAAGAGGCCACTTCGAGGGGTCCGATTCACCTACAGAGCCAAAGTACCAGAGGGTTCTTCTCAATTGA
- the LOC115734505 gene encoding superoxide dismutase [Cu-Zn], chloroplastic encodes MQAAVAAMAAHAVLAYPTFSHALLSPLPNLGSPPPLVSAFRGVSLRPTPTPLALSAVAPKPLAVVAAATKKAVAVLKGTSSVEGVVTLAQEDDGPTTVNVRVTGLTPGPHGFHLHEYGDTTNGCISTGAHFNPNNMTHGAPEDKVRHAGDLGNIVANADGVAEATIVDTQIPLSGPNAVVGRAFVVHELEDDLGKGGHELSLSTGNAGGRLACGVVGLTLL; translated from the exons ATGCAAGCTGCAGTGGCAGCCATGGCCGCCCACGCCGTCCTCGCCTACCCCACGTTCTCCCAcgctctcctctctcctctgccCAACCTCGGCAGCCCCCCGCCCCTCGTCTCCGCCTTCCGCGGCGTCTCTCTCAGGCCGACTCCCACTCCTCTCGCCCTCTCCGCCGTCGCCCCCAAGCCCCTcgccgtcgtcgccgccgccaccaagAAGGCCGTCGCCGTGTTGAAGGGCACTTCCAGCGTGGAGGGCGTCGTCACTCTCGCTCAAGAAGACGATG GCCCCACGACAGTCAATGTTCGTGTTACTGGGCTAACTCCTGGACCTCATGGGTTCCACTTA CATGAGTATGGGGACACGACCAATGGATGCATCTCAACAG GAGCACATTTCAACCCAAACAACATGACACATGGGGCTCCTGAAGATAAAGTGCGTCATGCGGGTGACCTGGGAAACATAGTTGCCAATGCCGATG GTGTAGCAGAAGCAACGATTGTTGATACACAG ATACCACTGAGTGGTCCAAATGCAGTAGTTGGAAGAGCTTTTGTCGTTCATGAACTTGAGGACGACCTTGGAAAGG GTGGCCATGAGCTGAGTCTAAGCACTGGCAATGCAGGCGGGAGATTGGCATGTG GTGTGGTGGGTTTGACTCTACTGTAA
- the LOC115734274 gene encoding shugoshin-1 isoform X1 yields the protein MHLVSPFLPSFVHLHFFCLQSHRLFACSHFSRLLKKNPRVSASPLVFIKITREGIASSSDSERFRARFGFQLFLTGSYLARAVASPWIPLGEGFVAVWRTKMKGERTVKRASFGLAPRKALSDITNSPLRAKAPCNDGKQLQLSPATRDYVNQLLEEKMALIKVIEERNKMIELSGAELQKLRISYQKIQLQNWNLAQTNSQMLAELQSGREKLRILQHELVCKDTVIKAKNLELQGKEQVNCQKKGEKIKEEEEKEATESLPKPDDRAKPCNRDRKRGQKSRSMVPFSTSKQDGKKEKVENKRRCTRRHSARFESQEPEPPENLFEIETAQFPISKPFDNNEDTEAAPTLFLSSSSNSGGVREDDCASGVEEKPSRKSSIGRPSRRAAEKVQSYKEIPLNIKMRRSG from the exons ATGCATTTGGTTTCGCCATTTCTCCCTTCTTTCGTCCATCTTCACTTCTTCTGTCTGCAATCCCACCGCCTTTTCGCTTGCTCGCATTTCTCTCGTCTGCTAAAGAAGAATCCTAGGGTTTCGGCTTCGCCTCTCGTCTTCATCAAAATTACACGAGAAGGGATTGCGTCCTCTTCTGATTCTGAACGCTTTCGCGCGCGATTCGGCTTTCAGCTCTTCTTGACCGGTTCATATCTCGCTCGGGCAGTAGCAAGCCCCTGGATTCCACTCGGAGAG GGTTTCGTGGCAGTGTGGCGGACGAAAATGAAAGGCGAAAGGACGGTGAAGAGAGCCTCGTTCGGTCTCGCGCCGAGGAAGGCTTTGTCTGACATCACCAACTCGCCGCTGCGAGCCAAAGCGCCCTGCAACGACGGGAAGCAGCTCCAGCTCTCGCCGGCTACCAGAGATTATGTGAATCAGCTTCTCGAG GAGAAGATGGCATTgatcaaagttatcgaagagaGGAA TAAAATGATCGAACTGAGTGGGGCCGAGTTGCAGAAACTTCGAATCAGTTATCAGAAGATCCAGCTGCAGAATTGGAATCTTGCTCAAACCAACAGTCAAATGTTAGCT GAGCTCCAATCTGGAAGGGAAAAG CTAAGAATACTCCAACACGAGCTTGTATGCAAGGATACTGTGATCAAAGCAAAGAATTTGGAACTACAG GGGAAAGAACAAGTAAATTGTCAGAAGAAAGGTGAAAAG attaaggaagaagaagaaaaggaagcaaCCGAATCCTTGCCAAAACCAGATGATCGAGCAAAACCTTGTAATCGTGACAGAAAGCGCGGCCAGAAAAGCCGAT CCATGGTGCCTTTCAGTACCAGCAAACAAGATGGCAAGAAGGAGAAGGTTGAAAACAAAAG GCGCTGTACCAGGCGGCATTCAGCAAGATTCGAATCGCAAGAGCCAGAACCTCCAGAAAACTTGTTTGAGATTGAAACTGCTCAGTTTCCCATTAGCAAGCCCTTCGACAATAACGAAGATACGGAAGCTGCTCCAACCTTATTCCTGTCCTCCTCCAGCAATAGTGGGGGAGTTAGGGAAGATGATTGTGCCTCAGGAGTCGAAGAAAAACCATCTAGAAAATCTTCAATCGGTCGACCATCACGCAGAGCAGCCGAGAAGGTCCAATCATACAAAGAAATCCCGCTCAACATAAAAATGCGAAGATCAGGGTAA